A single region of the Montipora capricornis isolate CH-2021 chromosome 13, ASM3666992v2, whole genome shotgun sequence genome encodes:
- the LOC138029080 gene encoding ectonucleotide pyrophosphatase/phosphodiesterase family member 5-like — protein sequence MLIEEITFALFSLNALIFGFVGSVARDPSTVILLALEGFRWDYMSEADTPNMNFIAKTGVKAPYVENVFPTVAMSNLYTIVTGLYPESHGIIADKMFDPVLKAKFDSSNNESKWWNDGEPIWVTNQKQGYKSGVCFWPGYDAVIRGYIPTFSSSETKYGKPFVYPYANIMPAKEQIDMAVKWLSADDPPTFIALYFMETDLTSHLYGPGTPEVKDAIRNFDANVTGYLSDELRKIDLFDKVNIIFTSDHGMIPYNTSNFVDFDAIVNASTYEIWSGNAAFATIEPHPGEEGYVYEKLKDAQRKTLLFEVYKKEDVPESLHFKHNRRIGSIVIIMKEGCYIRSSKIPLAPQPQGVIRGGYGYSNSIKNMFPFFIARGPAFQENMLSPPFELTDIYPLICEILGIEPSSHNGSLARVKDLLRERSLRIPTTNSSPSGEKASPAEKKITKQRNGNNIVKIAGFTILGFAAVVFLVASPLLTIRWCNRRKRPQKSLVENEEIQALQTE from the coding sequence ATGTTAATTGAAGAGATAACATTTGCTCTGTTCAGCTTGAACGCTTTAATATTTGGATTTGTCGGTTCAGTAGCAAGGGATCCATCTACCGTTATTCTGTTGGCCTTGGAGGGATTTCGATGGGATTACATGTCTGAAGCTGATACTCCGAACATGAACTTTATTGCTAAGACAGGGGTTAAAGCTCCCTACGTGGAGAACGTCTTTCCGACAGTTGCGATGTCAAATCTTTACACGATTGTCACTGGGTTGTACCCAGAGAGCCACGGAATTATCGCAGACAAAATGTTCGATCCCGTACTCAAAGCCAAGTTTGACAGCAGCAATAATGAATCGAAATGGTGGAATGACGGCGAGCCGATCTGGGTCACGAACCAAAAACAGGGCTACAAAAGCGGCGTATGTTTTTGGCCCGGATACGATGCCGTCATTCGCGGATATATTCCCACTTTCAGCTCAAGTGAAACCAAGTATGGGAAACCTTTCGTTTATCCGTATGCAAATATTATGCCAGCGAAGGAACAAATTGACATGGCAGTAAAATGGCTGAGTGCGGATGACCCACCAACGTTTATAGCTCTGTATTTTATGGAAACTGATTTGACAAGCCATCTATATGGACCTGGTACGCCAGAAGTCAAAGACGCTATTCGTAACTTTGATGCGAATGTGACGGGATATCTTTCAGATGAACTTCGAAAAATTGACTTGTTCGACAAGGTGAACATCATATTTACCTCAGACCACGGAATGATACCTTATAATACAAgcaattttgttgattttgacGCTATTGTCAACGCGAGTACATACGAAATTTGGTCTGGAAATGCTGCATTTGCTACTATCGAACCGCATCCAGGGGAAGAGGGCTACGTCTATGAAAAGCTCAAAGATGCACAGAGAAAAACACTGCTCTTTGAAGTGTACAAGAAGGAAGATGTTCCTGAGAGCCTTCACTTTAAGCACAACAGACGAATAGGGTCCATAGTTATAATAATGAAAGAAGGGTGTTATATTCGAAGCTCAAAGATACCGCTGGCGCCCCAACCCCAAGGTGTGATCAGAGGGGGTTATGGATACAGCAATTCAATCAAAAACATGTTCCCATTTTTTATCGCCCGTGGACCTGCTTTTCAGGAGAACATGTTATCGCCACCATTTGAACTCACGGATATTTACCCCTTGATCTGTGAGATCCTTGGCATAGAGCCTTCTTCACACAACGGTTCTTTAGCTCGAGTGAAAGATCTTCTCAGAGAAAGGTCCTTGAGGATACCAACTACAAATTCGTCGCCAAGTGGCGAAAAGGCGTCACCTGCAGAGAAGAAAATTACGAAGCAACGAAATGGAAATAACATCGTCAAAATTGCTGGTTTTACGATTCTTGGCTTTGCggctgttgtttttcttgtagcGTCACCACTGTTGACGATTCGATGGTGCAACCGCAGAAAACGACCGCAAAAAAGCTTGGTGGAGAACGAGGAGATACAGGCATTACAAACAGAATAA
- the LOC138028362 gene encoding translationally-controlled tumor protein homolog: MIIYKDILNEGEVLSDAYKCKIVQDLLLEVEGRYTTEKTEITDAMIGGNKSAEDEGGDDADDASRHGIDVVMASNLREFPCSKDECRKGLRKYAKKIFAKLEESNPEAGKIFKEKAADVIKSLLSKFDDLQVFTVEDPNMDPCDAEAMFIFVEFVGDKPFLYYFKDGLLEEKM; the protein is encoded by the exons ATGATTATCTACAAGGATATTCTCAATG AAGGTGAAGTATTGTCAGATGCATACAAGTGCAAAATAGTACAAGATCTTTTATTAGAAGTTGAAGGCAGG TACACCACTGAGAAAACTGAAATAACTGACGCTATGATTGGTGGAAATAAATCTGCTGAGGATGAAGGAGGTGATGATGCTGACGATGCAAGTAGACATGGTATTGACGTCGTAATGGCAAGCAACCTTCGGGAATTTCCATGCTCAAAGGATGAGTGCAGAAAAGGCTTAAGAAAATATGCAAAAAAGATTTTTGCAAAACTTGAAGAGAGCAATCCTGAGGCAGGAAAGATATTTAAGGAGAAAGCCGCTGATGTCATAAAAAGTCTTCTgtcaaaatttgatgaccttCAGGTGTTTACCGTAGAAGACCCAAATATGGATCCATGTGATGCTGAAGCGatgtttatttttgttgagtttgttggggaCAAGCCATTCTTATATTATTTCAAGGATGGATTGTTGGAAGAGAAAATG tga